One Brassica napus cultivar Da-Ae chromosome C4, Da-Ae, whole genome shotgun sequence genomic region harbors:
- the LOC106362574 gene encoding probable inorganic phosphate transporter 1-7, with translation MAGDQLNVLNALDVAKTQWYHFTAIVVAGMGFFTDAYDLFCISLVTKLLGRIYYHVDGSVKPGNLPPNVSAVVNGVAFVGTLTGQLFFGWLGDKLGRKKVYGMTLMVMVICSIASGLSFGNKPKTVMTTLCFFRFWLGFGIGGDYPLSATIMSEYANKKTRGAFIAAVFAMQGFGILTGGIFAIIIAAVFEARFPAPAYQVDALMSTVPQADYVWRIILMVGALPAAMTYYSRSKMPETARYTALVAKDAKLAASNMSKVLQVEIEAEHQRVEEISRDQSRQFGLFSKEFMKRHGLHLLGTTSTWFLLDIAFYSQNLFQKDIFSAIGWIPPAQTMNAIQEVFKIARAQTLIALCSTVPGYWFTVAFIDIIGRFAIQMMGFFFMTVFMFALAIPYDHWTHKDNRIGFVAMYSLTFFFANFGPNATTFVVPAEIFPARFRSTCHGISAASGKLGAMVGAFGFLYLAQSPDKNKTEHGYPPGIGVKNSLIVLGVVNLLGMVFTLLVPESKGKSLEEMSGENENNDESNSGSNSNNQNTTVSAA, from the coding sequence ATGGCAGGAGATCAACTCAACGTGCTAAACGCACTCGACGTAGCCAAAACGCAATGGTACCATTTCACCGCGATTGTCGTCGCCGGAATGGGATTCTTCACCGACGCTTACGACCTTTTCTGCATCTCCCTCGTCACTAAGCTTCTTGGGCGCATTTACTACCACGTGGACGGCTCAGTGAAGCCGGGAAACCTACCTCCAAACGTCTCAGCCGTGGTTAACGGCGTTGCGTTTGTTGGCACACTCACGGGCCAGCTCTTCTTCGGCTGGCTAGGTGACAAACTCGGGAGGAAAAAAGTCTACGGCATGACTCTCATGGTCATGGTCATCTGCTCAATAGCTTCAGGTCTCTCCTTTGGTAACAAACCTAAAACCGTGATGACCACGCTATGCTTCTTCCGGTTCTGGCTAGGGTTTGGTATAGGCGGTGACTATCCTTTATCCGCCACGATCATGTCTGAATACGCTAATAAAAAGACACGTGGCGCGTTTATAGCCGCGGTTTTCGCCATGCAAGGGTTTGGTATTTTGACAGGTGGGATCTTTGCGATTATCATAGCTGCGGTTTTCGAGGCTAGGTTTCCTGCTCCGGCCTACCAAGTCGATGCCTTGATGTCCACGGTACCTCAGGCTGATTACGTGTGGAGAATAATACTGATGGTTGGTGCTTTGCCTGCTGCCATGACGTATTACTCAAGGTCGAAGATGCCCGAGACGGCGCGGTACACGGCTCTAGTGGCCAAGGATGCGAAGCTAGCGGCTTCGAACATGTCTAAGGTTTTGCAAGTGGAGATAGAAGCAGAGCATCAACGAGTTGAAGAGATCTCTAGAGATCAGTCTAGACAATTTGGCTTGTTCTCCAAGGAATTCATGAAACGTCATGGTCTTCACTTGCTTGGAACCACGAGCACATGGTTCTTGCTCGACATCGCCTTCTATAGTCAGAATCTTTTCCAGAAAGATATTTTCAGCGCCATTGGGTGGATTCCTCCGGCTCAGACCATGAACGCAATTCAAGAAGTTTTCAAAATCGCGCGTGCACAAACCCTAATCGCCTTGTGTAGCACGGTACCTGGTTACTGGTTCACAGTTGCGTTCATTGACATCATTGGTAGGTTTGCTATACAAATGATGGGTTTCTTCTTCATGACCGTGTTTATGTTCGCTCTCGCCATTCCTTATGATCATTGGACGCACAAGGATAACAGAATAGGGTTCGTGGCTATGTACTCGTTAACATTCTTCTTTGCAAACTTTGGACCTAATGCCACAACCTTTGTGGTGCCTGCTGAGATCTTCCCGGCTAGGTTTAGATCAACATGCCATGGAATCTCAGCGGCTTCTGGAAAGTTAGGAGCAATGGTCGGTGCGTTTGGGTTCTTGTACTTGGCACAAAGTCCTGACAAGAACAAGACAGAACATGGATATCCTCCCGGGATTGGTGTGAAGAACTCGCTCATTGTTTTGGGTGTGGTTAATTTATTGGGGATGGTGTTTACATTGTTGGTTCCTGAATCTAAAGGCAAGTCTCTTGAGGAAATGTCTGGTGAGAATGAGAACAATGATGAAAGCAACAGTGGCAGCAACAGCAACAACCAAAACACCACGGTCTCAGCTGCATAG
- the LOC106365761 gene encoding probable arabinose 5-phosphate isomerase yields the protein MGSLPPTHLDFSSANHQDISKDNLVSLFKSQQDLLNHFFKHLDLSQTLSFSRLLLSASGTVFFTGVGKSAFVANKVSQTLVSLSFRSSFLSPLDALHGDIGALSPRDILVLFSKSGATEELLRLVPCAKARGAFLVSLTSVPGNPLAGVCDMNVHLPLERELCPFNLAPVTSTAIQMVFGDTIAVALMAARNLTKEEYGANHPAGRIGKSLIFKVKDVMKKKDELPVCKEGDLIMDQLVELTSKGCGCLLVVDEGHRLIGTFTDGDLRRTLKASGEAIFKLTVGEMCNRKPRTIGPETMAVEAMKKMESPPSPVQFLPVVNEDNTLIGIVTLHGLVSAGL from the exons ATGGGATCTCTACCACCGACACACCTCGACTTCTCCTCCGCAAACCACCAAGACATCTCCAAAGACAACCTCGTAAGCCTCTTCAAATCCCAGCAAGACCTCCTCAACCACTTCTTCAAACACCTCGACCTATCCCAAACCCTCTCCTTCTCCCGCCTCCTCCTCTCCGCCTCCGGCACCGTCTTCTTCACCGGCGTCGGCAAATCCGCCTTCGTCGCCAACAAGGTCTCCCAGACCCTCGTCTCCCTCTCCTTCCGCTCCTCCTTCCTCTCCCCCCTCGACGCCCTCCACGGCGACATCGGCGCCCTCTCCCCCCGCGACATCCTCGTCCTCTTCAGCAAATCCGGCGCCACCGAGGAGCTCCTCCGCCTCGTCCCCTGCGCGAAGGCCAGAGGCGCCTTCTTGGTGTCTCTCACCTCCGTCCCCGGGAACCCCCTGGCCGGAGTCTGCGATATGAATGTGCATTTGCCGCTGGAGAGGGAGCTGTGTCCGTTTAACCTCGCTCCGGTGACGTCCACGGCGATTCAGATGGTGTTTGGGGATACCATCGCGGTTGCTCTCATGGCGGCTAGGAATCTGACCAAGGAGGAGTATGGTGCTAATCATCCCGCCGGTAGGATCGGCAAGAGTTTGATCTTCAAG GTTAAAGATgttatgaagaagaaagatgagcTTCCGGTTTGTAAAGAAGGAGACTTGATCATGGATCAGTTGGTTGAGCTGACCAGCAAAGGATGTGGTTGTTTGCTTGTGGTTGATGAGGGTCATCGCTTGATCGGTACGTTCACTGATGGAGATCTTCGCCGGACTCTTAAAGCAAGTGGTGAAGCTATCTTCAAACTCACTGTTGGAGAAATGTGCAACAG GAAGCCGAGGACAATTGGACCTGAAACAATGGCGGTTGAAGCTATGAAGAAAATGGAGTCACCGCCATCGCCTGTACAGTTTCTACCGGTGGTCAATGAAGACAACACTTTGATTGGAATTGTtacattgcatggtttggtttCAGCTGGTCTCTGA